TCTAAACCAGGTGGAATAATCCCAATACTTTGCCCTTCGATGTAACGCAAGTTACCCTCAGATAAGTCAAATTTGAGATGTTGAACAACACCAATACCACCTTCTTTGACTAAAGTTTCATTAGAGATACATTTACCAATAAAAGGAGCATTGGGACGGTAAGTATTTACAGGAACGTCAGCGTGTTTTGCTTTCGCTTGAGTCATGGGTTTGCCTTGTGTTTCCTTGCCTTTCACTTCACTGTTAGCATGCTCAGGTGTGGCTTGACCATTTCCCTGACTGTTAGCACTCACAACTGTGGCTCTACCATTGACTTGCTCTAAAGCACTCACTGGCTGTATGCTAACAATTTTACCGCCTAGGCGAGCGATACGCCGCATCTCTTGATTCATGCGGTTGTAAGGCACTCTGATGAATACACTGCCACTTTTACGAATAGGGTAACTTGCCCGATCAGCTTCTTCGCTTTGACATAGACCCACCACTTCGTATACGAAGACACGGCTACCTGATTCTGTATTGGCAGCACCTTCAACAGCACCTTGAATGTACATTCGTTCAATCACTCCGATTATTTACTTAACCCTTTCTAAAAAAACTTTCCTGACCCCGCGTCAAAATTTAGTGTACAAGATTTCGGTACAATAAAATTGAGCTTCAAGGAAAGTGGCACTGATTACCAATGCCTGCTCACGTTACGTACACTCACCACTAGGCTGTTAGGCATGGAAAAAGTCACACCTGTTCACCTTCTAAGGTAAAGGATCAGCCTTGTGGAGAATGTTAATAATGAGTCAATTTAATTTTTTTTTCGTAATGTGACAATCCCCGCAGGGATGTAATGACTCGCCCAGGAGTACACGCAGCCCTTGAAATAAGGATTTTTACCTGATGCTAGAATCTGGAAGAAAATTTTCCATCTGTGTTCCGCAAAGGCACAGATATCCTCAGGAAATCTCTTGTTTGGATGCTTTGGGAAGGTTCATGTTATGGCAAGTGGCAAAACAGAAGTTACCCCGGCAAGACCAGACATCTTCCAGAAGGAATATAAGTAACTATACTCAGTTTTACTTGATGTGAAAAATCTGTCAACCTGTATGAGGCTTTTTCCTTCTACCTGGGAAAATTTATCTTCAGTAAATGTACATAGGTAAAAAACGTTATCTTATCCTTTTCGTTACTCGTATATAAATAGTATAATAGTTCTTTAAGTACTAGTAAATTCAAGAAATATTGGGATAATTCCCTGAGAATTAAATGATGGAAAACCAGAAAATCCTGGTTGCAATTGTAAAATATCTAAAAATCAAGCCCGATGAAGTTTATCTGAGTGTATAGCATGGTTGGTAACACAGAGGAAATGTATTTTTTGGGTTCAGGAATCAACTCTTCTGGAAATTGCCAAAAACGATATTCTTGCTAAAAACATGCCTTGTTTTGCATACCCTCTTCTGTTAGAATTCATTATAACACTAGGACTAAATACTTATCAGCAATCAATTCTCAAACATTAGGCGGGTAACAAATGTTGCTAATTTGTCATCCGTCTAGTCTGTTATTCGTTGCTGTTGGGTAGCAAGAACGCAGAATCGAGCAGTGGGGTAAACTCCTGGCTGTAAATGCTGTAAGAAAAAATATTCAATCACTCATCTTTAGTAATTAGAGGAGATTTATGACTACTAAGCCGGAACGTGTGGTATTAATTGGAGTAGCCGGAGACTCTGGATGCGGTAAATCTACGTTTTTGCGTCGTCTGATAGATTTGTTTGGCGAAGAGTTCATGACAGTTATCTGTTTGGATGACTATCATTGTTTGGATCGGGTACAGCGTAAAGAGACTGGGATTACTGCACTTGACCCACGGGCAAATAATTTTGACTTGATGTATGAGCAAATTAAAGCTCTCAAAGAAGGTCAAGCAATTAACAAACCGATTTACAACCATGAAACCGGGATGATTGACCCACCGGAAATTGTGGAGCCAAATCATATTATTGTGGTTGAAGGTTTACATCCTTTATATGATGAGCGGGTGCGATCGCTGTTAGATTTCAGTGTTTACTTTGATATCAGCGATGAAGTTAAAATCGCTTGGAAAATCCAGCGTGACATGGCTGAACGTGGTCACCGTTATGAAGATGTTCTAGCAGCAATCAACTCTCGGAAGCCAGATTTTGAAAAATATATTGAACCTCAGAGAGAACACGCTGACGTAGTATTACAAGTACTACCAACTAACCTAATTAAAGAAGATAAAGAACGCAAGGTTCTGCGAGTCAGAATGTTGCAACGGGAAGACAAGGAAGGATTTGCTCCTGCATACCTATTTGACGAAGGTTCCACTATCAAATGGACTCCCTGTGGACGGAAATTAACTTGTTCTTACCCTGGTATGCAGCTATACTACGGCTCTGATGTTTACTATGGTCGTTATGTATCAGTACTAGAAGTAGATGGTCAATTCGATAATTTAGAAGAAGTCATTTACATTGAAAATCACCTTAGCAATACTTCTACCAAGTATCAGGGAGAAATGACTCACCTGTTGTTACAACATCGTGAGTATCCTGGTTCTAATAACGGTACAGGTTTATTCCAAGTGTTGACTGGTTTGAAAATGCGTACAACTTACGAGCGTTTAACTTCTAAGGAAGCCAAAATGGCAGTAGAAGTTTAGCAGCTGATTCTGTGCTACATCAACGACAACATAATATTGCGTCATAAATTCTCATTCAAGGCACTATTTTTTGTGCCTTTTTTTATGGGTAGTTTTATGATTCGAGAATCAGTACTACTATAAATAGTAACTTGTATGAAGATAAAATAATACCCAGAATGGAATGTAAAAAAATTGTTATGATTGCAAAGCAAAGTAGCATGGCTAAATTTGGAAAATATAGCTAGCTATCACCACCTTTTACGGAGGATTTGCTGTTGTCTAGGCGTTATCTCTTTACTTCCGAATCAGTTACCGAAGGGCATCCAGACAAAATCTGCGATCAGATTTCTGATACTATCCTAGATGCCTTACTTTCACAAGACCCCCATAGTCGGGTGGCAGCTGAGGTAGTTGTTAATACTGGTTTAGTTTTAATCACTGGTGAAATCACCACTAAAGCCAATGTTAACTATGTCAATATTGCTCGCAAGAAAATAGCAGAAATTGGCTACACCGATGCAGTCAACGGTTTTTGTTCTAACAGTTGTTCCGTACTCGTAGCTCTGGATGAACAATCCCCTGACATAGCTCAAGGTGTAAATACTGCTCAGGAGACCCGTGAGCAAAGCAGCGACGAGCAATTTGATAAGATTGGTGCTGGCGACCAGGGGATTATGTTTGGTTTCGCTTGTAACGAAACTCCTGAATTCATGCCTTTACCTATCAGTTTGGCTCACCGGATTGCCCGACGCTTGGCAGCAGTGCGAAAAACAGGTGATTTAGCTTACCTACGTCCTGATGGTAAAACCCAAGTCACCGTAGTTTATGAAGATGGTCGCCCCGTTGGCATCGATACTATCTTGATTTCCACTCAGCATACACCCACCATTGGTGAGATTACTGATGAGGCGGCAGTTCAGGAGAAAATCAAACAAGACCTGTGGTCTGCGGTAGTAGAGCCTGTATTTGGTGATATTACAGTCAAACCAGATGCTGAAACTCGCCTTTTGGTTAATCCCACAGGTAAATTTGTGGTAGGTGGACCCCAGGGTGACTCTGGCTTAACTGGTAGAAAGATTATCGTTGATACCTATGGTGGCTATTCTCGCCATGGTGGCGGTGCTTTCTCTGGTAAAGACCCCACAAAGGTTGACCGTTCTGCGGCTTATGCTTGCCGTTACGTGGCGAAGAATATTGTCGCTGCGGGTTTGGCAGAAAAGTGTGAAGTGCAGTTGAGTTATGCGATTGGTGTGGCTCGACCTGTCAGTATCCTAGTTGATACCTTTGGTACTGGCAAAGTTGATGATGATGTCCTGCTGGAATTAGTGAAGCAGCATTTTGAGTTGCGTCCTGCGGGTATCATTCACGCTTTTAATCTGCGGAATTTACCGAGTGAACGAGGCGGACGTTTTTATCAGGACGTCGCGGCTTACGGTCATTTCGGACGCACTGACTTAGATTTGCCTTGGGAACGTACTGACAAGGCTGATACTTTAAAGGCAGCAGCTAGTAAATATTTATCGACAGCGATCGCCTAGAATTTTCGTAGTACTAAATTACTAACTTGTTTTTTAACCCGAGTTATTCAATTCGGGTTATTTTTTGATGTTTTGCCGATGGTGACAAAATTATCAATCAACAAATTAGTTGCTAGGAGAAAGAAGAGTAAAATTCCTTGAAAAACTCCAGCTAAAGCTAGGGGGAATCCTAACTTAATTTGTAATAATTCACTACCAACGTATAACAGAGCCATTAACAAGCTTGATAAAATCATTCCCAGGGGATGTAAACGGGCAATAAAAGCAGCCATAATTGCCGCGTAACCGTAACCAGGAGAGATTACAGGACGTAGTTGCCCTATTAATCCTAGAACTTCACAAGCACCTGCTAAACCAGCTAATCCACCACTGATAAGAAAACTTAACCAAATCACGCGATCGCGGTTGATTCCAGCATAGTCTGCGGCTTTTTGACTCGCACCGACTACCCGCACAGTAAAGCCAAAAAAGCTGTATTTCAGGAGAAACCATACCATGATGGCGGCGATCGCGGCAAAAATCACTCCCAAATGTAGCCTTGTTCCGATAATTAATGGTTGTAAAGTGGCAAAGGGGGAAAATGTTGCGGATTCAGGAAAGTTAAAAGCAT
The Calothrix sp. 336/3 DNA segment above includes these coding regions:
- a CDS encoding phosphoribulokinase — protein: MTTKPERVVLIGVAGDSGCGKSTFLRRLIDLFGEEFMTVICLDDYHCLDRVQRKETGITALDPRANNFDLMYEQIKALKEGQAINKPIYNHETGMIDPPEIVEPNHIIVVEGLHPLYDERVRSLLDFSVYFDISDEVKIAWKIQRDMAERGHRYEDVLAAINSRKPDFEKYIEPQREHADVVLQVLPTNLIKEDKERKVLRVRMLQREDKEGFAPAYLFDEGSTIKWTPCGRKLTCSYPGMQLYYGSDVYYGRYVSVLEVDGQFDNLEEVIYIENHLSNTSTKYQGEMTHLLLQHREYPGSNNGTGLFQVLTGLKMRTTYERLTSKEAKMAVEV
- the metK gene encoding methionine adenosyltransferase, whose product is MSRRYLFTSESVTEGHPDKICDQISDTILDALLSQDPHSRVAAEVVVNTGLVLITGEITTKANVNYVNIARKKIAEIGYTDAVNGFCSNSCSVLVALDEQSPDIAQGVNTAQETREQSSDEQFDKIGAGDQGIMFGFACNETPEFMPLPISLAHRIARRLAAVRKTGDLAYLRPDGKTQVTVVYEDGRPVGIDTILISTQHTPTIGEITDEAAVQEKIKQDLWSAVVEPVFGDITVKPDAETRLLVNPTGKFVVGGPQGDSGLTGRKIIVDTYGGYSRHGGGAFSGKDPTKVDRSAAYACRYVAKNIVAAGLAEKCEVQLSYAIGVARPVSILVDTFGTGKVDDDVLLELVKQHFELRPAGIIHAFNLRNLPSERGGRFYQDVAAYGHFGRTDLDLPWERTDKADTLKAAASKYLSTAIA
- a CDS encoding ABC transporter permease, yielding MVIKIAPRNLPSLPWQILSPLLALLATIITGFLLFIYLGQPPVMALTTLFITPISSLYGITEIAIKAAPILLISVGLSVCFTAQIWNIGAEGQFTIGAIFASGIALIFSQWNNYFLLLFCLLSGILGGMVWATIPALCKIKANANEILTSLMLNYVAISLLNYLVREPLKDPNAFNFPESATFSPFATLQPLIIGTRLHLGVIFAAIAAIMVWFLLKYSFFGFTVRVVGASQKAADYAGINRDRVIWLSFLISGGLAGLAGACEVLGLIGQLRPVISPGYGYAAIMAAFIARLHPLGMILSSLLMALLYVGSELLQIKLGFPLALAGVFQGILLFFLLATNLLIDNFVTIGKTSKNNPN